The Rhodobacter sp. CZR27 genome includes a window with the following:
- a CDS encoding chlorophyllide a reductase iron protein subunit X encodes MTDAPNLKAFDQRLRDEAAEEPTLEIPQGEPKKKTQVIAIYGKGGIGKSFTLANLSYMMAQLGKRVLLIGCDPKSDTTSLLFGGKACPTIIETSAKKKLAGEEVKIGDVCFKRGGVFAMELGGPEVGRGCGGRGIIHGFELLEKLGFHDWDFDYVLLDFLGDVVCGGFGLPIARDMAQKVILVGSNDLQSLYVTNNVCSAVEYFRKMGGNVGVAGLVINKDDGTGEAQAFAKAVDIPILATIPADEELRRKSANYQIVAIPDTKWGPLFEGLANAVGEAPPIRPKPLTQDGLLDLFTPEAVGADFVLDPATDEDMRGKNFVPKKSLEVVYDDA; translated from the coding sequence ATGACGGACGCACCCAACCTGAAGGCGTTCGACCAGCGCCTCCGCGACGAGGCGGCGGAAGAGCCGACGCTGGAAATCCCGCAGGGCGAGCCGAAGAAGAAGACGCAGGTCATCGCGATCTACGGCAAGGGCGGCATCGGCAAGTCCTTCACGCTTGCGAACCTCAGCTACATGATGGCCCAGCTGGGCAAGCGCGTGCTGCTGATCGGCTGCGACCCGAAGTCGGACACCACCTCGCTGCTGTTCGGCGGCAAGGCCTGCCCGACGATCATCGAGACCTCGGCCAAGAAGAAGCTGGCCGGGGAAGAGGTGAAGATCGGCGACGTCTGCTTCAAGCGTGGCGGCGTCTTCGCGATGGAACTGGGCGGGCCGGAAGTGGGCCGCGGCTGCGGCGGGCGCGGCATCATCCACGGCTTCGAGCTGCTGGAGAAACTCGGCTTCCATGACTGGGACTTCGACTACGTGCTGCTCGATTTCCTCGGCGACGTGGTCTGCGGCGGCTTCGGCCTGCCGATCGCCCGCGACATGGCGCAGAAGGTGATCCTCGTGGGGTCGAACGACCTCCAGTCGCTTTACGTGACCAACAACGTCTGCTCGGCGGTGGAATATTTCCGCAAGATGGGCGGCAACGTGGGCGTCGCGGGCCTTGTCATCAACAAGGACGACGGCACGGGCGAGGCGCAAGCCTTCGCCAAGGCGGTCGACATCCCGATCCTCGCCACCATCCCGGCGGATGAGGAACTGCGGCGGAAGTCGGCGAACTACCAGATCGTGGCGATCCCGGACACCAAGTGGGGTCCGCTGTTCGAGGGGCTGGCCAATGCCGTGGGCGAGGCGCCGCCGATCCGACCGAAGCCGCTGACGCAGGACGGGCTGCTCGACCTCTTCACGCCCGAGGCGGTCGGCGCCGACTTCGTGCTTGATCCCGCGACCGACGAGGACATGCGCGGCAAGAACTTCGTGCCGAAGAAGTCGCTGGAAGTGGTCTACGACGATGCTTGA
- the bchC gene encoding chlorophyll synthesis pathway protein BchC — MRTTAVILSGPRDLGLQSVQLNEPAPGDIVVEITHSGISTGTEKLFYTGQMPPFPGMGYPLVPGYEAAGEVVEAAPDTGFRPGDRVFVPGSNCFAPTEAGPIRGLFGAATKRLVTPAHRAVRIDPALEAEGALLALAATARHALAGLNNVLPDLIVGHGTLGRLLARLTIAAGGEPPVVWETKAERRKHAIGYEVIDPATDQRRDYRSIYDASGDPKLIDTLVMRLAKGGEIVLAGFYTEPVAFTFVPAFMKEARIRIAAEWQPEDMVATRALIESGALSLANLITHTRPASEAPEAYATAFNDPDCLKMILDWRATA; from the coding sequence GTGAGAACGACCGCCGTCATCCTGTCGGGTCCAAGGGATCTTGGCCTGCAATCCGTCCAGCTGAACGAGCCCGCACCGGGCGACATCGTTGTCGAGATTACCCATTCGGGAATTTCGACCGGCACGGAAAAGCTGTTCTACACCGGGCAGATGCCGCCCTTCCCGGGCATGGGCTATCCGCTGGTTCCGGGCTACGAGGCCGCGGGCGAAGTGGTCGAGGCCGCCCCCGACACCGGCTTCCGCCCCGGCGACCGGGTCTTCGTGCCGGGCTCGAACTGCTTCGCGCCCACCGAGGCGGGCCCGATCCGCGGCCTGTTCGGTGCCGCGACCAAGCGGCTGGTCACGCCCGCGCACCGCGCCGTGCGCATCGATCCCGCGCTGGAGGCCGAGGGCGCGCTGCTCGCCCTGGCGGCCACGGCGCGCCATGCACTTGCCGGGCTGAACAACGTGCTGCCCGACCTGATCGTGGGTCACGGCACGCTGGGGCGCCTCCTCGCGCGGCTGACCATCGCCGCCGGGGGCGAGCCGCCGGTGGTCTGGGAGACGAAGGCCGAACGGCGCAAGCATGCCATCGGTTATGAGGTGATCGACCCCGCGACCGACCAGCGCCGCGACTACCGCTCGATCTACGATGCCTCGGGCGATCCGAAGCTCATCGACACGCTGGTGATGCGGCTGGCCAAGGGCGGCGAGATCGTGCTGGCCGGCTTCTACACCGAACCCGTCGCCTTCACCTTCGTGCCCGCCTTCATGAAGGAGGCGCGCATCCGTATCGCTGCCGAATGGCAGCCCGAGGACATGGTGGCCACCCGCGCGCTGATCGAGAGCGGGGCGCTTTCGCTTGCCAACCTGATCACCCACACCCGACCCGCGTCGGAGGCGCCGGAGGCCTATGCGACGGCCTTCAACGACCCCGACTGCCTGAAGATGATCCTGGACTGGAGGGCCACCGCATGA